One Mercenaria mercenaria strain notata chromosome 12, MADL_Memer_1, whole genome shotgun sequence DNA segment encodes these proteins:
- the LOC128547152 gene encoding uncharacterized protein LOC128547152, with amino-acid sequence MAKALSVPSVEHFNMTGDPSSLPSKWERWLKSFQYFVVGSGVTDKSQKRALLLHLVGPEVQGIFETLDNTGNDNNFDAAVDALNNYFKPKLNVSYERHKFNSEKQKQNETIQDFATRLKQLSISCDFNDTNDRIRDQIIEKCTSTTLRRKFLSNKDLTLEKVLELSSTFERAQDSATKMENQSTQQQQKDDTTFQLKQSTMRQRQQRANRGRGRFRQQAPTTHVECYSCGRRGHMAKDPNCPAARAACTKCGFIGHFAVKCKSKRKKKQPKQKVRSLENETSSDGENEYLFNIKSIGNVSNKITVNVGNIPLNMVIDSGASCNIVDKSTWNFLKSQKQFQCLTHKKSTDKKVFAYGSKQPLKLLGIFRAKIEFNSMTIDDVEFSVLDGSKE; translated from the coding sequence ATGGCAAAAGCATTATCTGTACCTAGTGTAGAACACTTTAATATGACAGGAGACCCTAGTAGCTTGCCAAGCAAATGGGAGCGATGGCTGAAATCGTTTCAATACTTCGTTGTCGGTTCGGGCGTCACGGACAAATCACAAAAACGAGCACTACTGCTGCATCTGGTAGGACCGGAAGTGCAAGGGATTTTCGAAACACTGGATAATACTGGAAATGACAATAATTTTGACGCCGCAGTTGATGCATTGAATAATTATTTCAAGCCGAAACTCAATGTATCATATGAACGACACAAATTCAATTCAGAAAAACAGAAACAGAATGAAACTATCCAGGACTTTGCTACGCGACTTAAACAACTAAGTATTTCATGTGACTTTAATGACACAAATGACAGAATACGAGACCAGATTATTGAAAAGTGCACATCTACAACGTTACGCAGAAAGTTTCTCAGTAATAAAGATTTAACATTAGAAAAAGTTTTGGAACTGTCATCAACGTTCGAACGTGCACAAGACAGTGCCACAAAAATGGAAAATCAAAGTACACAACAGCAACAAAAAGATGACACCACGTTTCAACTGAAACAATCGACTATGCGTCAAAGACAACAACGTGCGAACAGAGGTAGAGGCAGATTTCGTCAACAGGCACCGACAACACATGTAGAATGTTACAGCTGTGGCCGCAGGGGTCACATGGCTAAGGACCCAAATTGCCCAGCAGCACGTGCAGCATGTACAAAATGTGGCTTTAttggacattttgcagtaaaGTGTAAAtctaaaaggaaaaagaaacaacCAAAACAGAAAGTTCGATCACTTGAAAATGAAACATCCTCAGACGGTGAAAACGAATATCTGTTTAATATCAAATCAATTGGGAACGtgtcaaataaaataacagtcaACGTCGGTAATATTCCGCTGAATATGGTTATAGATTCAGGAGCTAGTTGTAACATTGTTGACAAAAGTACATGGAATTTTCTAAAATCACAGAAACAATTTCAATGCTTAACACATAAAAAATCCACAGACAAGAAAGTGTTCGCTTATGGAAGCAAACAACCACTCAAATTGCTTGGTATATTTCGTGCGAAAATTGAATTCAATTCAATGACTATTGATGACGTAGAATTCTCAGTTTTGGACGGTTCAAAGGAATAG
- the LOC128547153 gene encoding uncharacterized protein K02A2.6-like: MKDFQLQIPIDEKIEPVVQSVRRIPFSLREKLEKKLLELENNDIIERVNSPSRWVSPVVVVPKGDDDIRLVIDIRRSNTAAKRVRHPIPTVDEVLYDLNGSTVYSKLDISNAYHQLELHPDSREVTTFITHVGMFRYKRLLQGVSCASEMFQKVLEQVLQNCPGTRNIMDDIIVHAPTKDEHQKCLENVLRVLHEKGFTLNSSKCQFEMSKVTFMGNVLSEHGVGPTESKVRDVLNARAPRNAAEVRSFLGLVNFNARYIQNLASISEPMRRLTRKNVRFKWGREEQNSFDTLKQKLASAEILGYFDINAKTQVVTDASPYGLSAVLTQRQGNDYRVICYASRSLTDVERRYSVTEKECAGVIFGVERFHTYLHGIDFELVTDCKAVQYIFAPKSKPSARIERWVLRLQGYRYTMRHVPSRENISDCLSRLLADDKEKRMSYFIDDDNYILNIARAATPEAVTTREIEKASRYDPEMSSIRDCLMYGLWYKIPFKEYLIVKNELSAIGFLVLRGTRIVVPKELRSKILEAAHSGHPGIVSMKQSLRTRVWWPQIDQDIEKYCKSCHGCQLEGPPAPPEPLKPTELPSGPWEYLACDLLGPLPTGEHLVVVIDFYSRFMEIEIVKSTTSENIATVLMKMFARHGTCFLLRTDNASYFTSDYFKSFLKEHGIKLTHSTPLAPNQNGQVERQMSSIMKRIRIAIAEKRNWKHELQTYLLMYRSSPHATTGVSPAELLYGRKIRTKVPCLQEYGKFDLSDQSVRDRDCEKKEKSKQYTDQKRNAVENSISVGDLVLLRNKKKDKTDTRFSSKPYTVTQKHGNSVTIERDGVQYNRDVTHLKKYETPFSENTSHEKKKCMSKKPEKYKDYVCENEYS; the protein is encoded by the coding sequence ATGAAAGATTTTCAATTGCAAATTCCCATTGATGAAAAAATCGAGCCAGTTGTCCAATCGGTAAGGCGTATACCTTTCAGTCTCAGAGAAAAGCTAGAAAAAAAGCTATTAGAACTAGAAAACAATGATATAATCGAAAGAGTAAACAGTCCTAGCCGCTGGGTAAGCCCAGTTGTTGTAGTGCCTAAAGGAGACGACGATATTAGGCTTGTTATCGATATCAGGCGAAGCAACACGGCTGCGAAGCGGGTACGACACCCGATTCCTACCGTGGACGAGGTGCTGTACGATTTGAACGGATCAACAGTGTATAGTAAGCTAGACATTTCAAATGCCTATCATCAACTCGAGCTTCATCCTGattcaagggaagtaactacGTTTATAACTCATGTTGGAATGTTCCGTTACAAAAGATTACTCCAGGGAGTCAGCTGTGCTAGTGAAATGTTTCAGAAAGTGCTTGAACAAGTTCTACAAAATTGCCCTGGTACACGTAACATTATGGATGATATAATAGTGCACGCGCCTACAAAAGATGAACACCAGAAGTGTTTAGAAAATGTGCTCAGAGTGTTACATGAAAAAGGGTTCACATTAAACTCATCGAAGTGTCAATTTGAAATGTCAAAAGTGACATTCATGGGAAACGTATTGTCCGAACACGGGGTTGGTCCAACCGAAAGTAAAGTGCGCGATGTGCTCAACGCAAGAGCACCACGAAATGCCGCGGAAGTTAGGTCATTCTTAGGATTAGTCAATTTCAATGCTAGGTATATTCAAAATCTGGCTTCAATTTCAGAACCGATGAGAAGACTCACACGAAAAAATGTCAGGTTTAAATGGGGCCGCGAAGAGCAAAATAGCTTTGATACATTGAAACAGAAATTGGCAAGCGCGGAAATATTAGGTTATTTCGACATAAATGCCAAAACACAAGTCGTGACCGACGCAAGTCCCTATGGGCTTTCAGCTGTTCTCACTCAACGTCAAGGCAATGATTACCGTGTTATTTGTTATGCTAGCCGCAGTTTAACTGATGTTGAAAGGCGGTATTCCGTGACCGAGAAAGAATGTGCTGGCGTTATTTTTGGAGTCGAGAGATTTCACACATATTTACACGGCATTGACTTTGAACTTGTTACTGATTGTAAAGCTGTTCAGTACATTTTCGCGCCAAAGTCAAAACCAAGTGCGCGAATCGAAAGATGGGTCTTGCGATTGCAGGGATATAGATATACAATGCGCCATGTCCCAAGCCGCGAGAACATTTCAGATTGTCTGAGTAGATTATTGGCTGATGATAAAGAAAAACGGATGTCATATTTTATAGATGATGATAACTATATTCTGAATATAGCACGTGCCGCAACGCCTGAAGcggtaacaacgcgagaaatagAAAAAGCGTCTAGATACGACCCTGAAATGTCTTCAATTCGTGATTGTTTGATGTACGGTTTATGGTACAAAATTCCATTTAAGGAATATTTGATTGTTAAAAACGAATTGTCGGCTATCGGATTCTTAGTGCTTCGAGGTACGCGAATAGTGGTACCAAAAGAATTAAGATCGAAAATACTCGAAGCGGCACATAGTGGTCATCCTGGTATAGTGTCAATGAAACAGTCACTTCGTACACGCGTATGGTGGCCACAGATAGATCAAGATATAGAGAAATATTGTAAATCTTGTCATGGTTGTCAATTAGAAGGCCCTCCGGCGCCTCCGGAGCCGCTAAAACCGACGGAACTACCTAGTGGACCGTGGGAATATTTAGCATGTGACTTATTAGGACCACTTCCGACAGGTGAACATTTAGTCGTGGTAATAGATTTTTACAGCCGATTTATGGAAATAGAAATCGTAAAATCCACCACATCGGAAAATATTGCTACAGTTCTTATGAAAATGTTTGCGAGACACGGAACATGCTTCCTTTTAAGGACTGATAATGCAAGTTATTTTACAAGTGACTATTTCAAGTCATTTCTAAAAGAACATGGCATTAAACTAACACATTCTACGCCCTTAGCGCCAAATCAAAATGGGCAAGTAGAAAGACAGATGTCAAGCATAATGAAGCGTATTCGCATAGCAATTGCTGAAAAACGTAATTGGAAACATGAGCTTCAGACATATTTATTGATGTATCGCAGTAGCCCGCATGCTACCACAGGTGTAAGTCCAGCAGAATTACTGTACGGTCGTAAAATTAGGACCAAAGTCCCATGCTTACAGGAATACGGAAAATTCGATCTTTCCGATCAATCTGTAAGAGATAGAGACTgcgagaaaaaagaaaaatcaaaacagTATACGGATCAAAAAAGGAATGCGGTAGAAAATTCCATTTCTGTAGGTGATTTAGTCTtgttaagaaacaaaaagaaagataaaacagaCACGCGTTTTTCGTCTAAACCTTATACTGTTACGCAGAAACACGGGAATTCGGTTACCATAGAGAGGGATGGGGTGCAGTATAATAGGGATGTCACTCATTTAAAAAAGTACGAAACGCCGTTTTCGGAAAATACGTCCCATGAAAAGAAAAAGTGCATGTCGAAAAAACCAGAAAAATACAAAGATTACGTCTGTGAAAATGAGTACAGTTGA